A section of the Methanosarcina mazei S-6 genome encodes:
- a CDS encoding CobW family GTP-binding protein → MKVMIIGGFLGSGKTTAIQRISRQLSDAGKRTAIIVNEIGEIGLDGDTLNSPGITTRELTSGCICCTLKISMQYTLQTLEEEFRPDIVIIEPTGIAFPGQIREEIEVMGLSELSFSPVVTLVDPGRFGTEAKEIPKFIETQVKEAEILGINKMDIAPAEIVRATEKMLAELNPEARVLKFSAKLGDEQFEDLLIHLALPGIEKPSQEKKNSIEISEVSAHSVLYTLKSGVQNPEEGRQFIEGSLQSIRDRVKEINPDFIGHVKLSMKLPDSIIKGSVTSSGEAPQVEFIPRKNENLELRLLSAITKVPKVRLIEIVESSLEEKLRESGISFEKKEQQHGTLTKISEITKKEVRVE, encoded by the coding sequence ATGAAAGTCATGATCATAGGAGGTTTTCTCGGAAGCGGGAAAACAACTGCAATTCAGAGAATTAGCAGGCAGCTCAGTGATGCCGGAAAACGGACAGCGATTATCGTAAACGAAATAGGAGAAATAGGGCTTGATGGAGATACGCTTAATAGCCCCGGAATCACGACTCGGGAACTGACAAGCGGCTGCATTTGCTGTACATTGAAAATAAGTATGCAGTATACACTTCAGACCCTTGAAGAGGAGTTCAGGCCTGATATTGTAATTATCGAGCCAACAGGAATTGCTTTTCCCGGGCAGATAAGGGAAGAAATCGAGGTAATGGGGCTTTCCGAGTTATCCTTTTCCCCTGTTGTGACCCTTGTGGACCCGGGTCGTTTCGGCACCGAGGCAAAAGAAATTCCAAAGTTTATCGAGACCCAGGTAAAGGAAGCTGAAATCCTGGGCATAAATAAAATGGACATCGCTCCTGCAGAAATCGTCAGGGCAACAGAAAAGATGCTTGCGGAACTGAACCCTGAAGCCAGAGTCCTGAAGTTTTCAGCAAAGCTTGGAGACGAACAATTTGAAGATCTGTTAATCCATCTTGCATTGCCAGGGATTGAGAAACCTTCTCAGGAAAAGAAAAACTCCATTGAGATTTCTGAAGTCTCGGCCCATTCGGTTCTCTATACTCTTAAATCCGGCGTGCAGAATCCTGAGGAAGGCAGGCAGTTTATAGAAGGGAGCCTTCAGTCGATAAGGGACAGAGTTAAGGAAATTAACCCTGATTTTATAGGGCATGTAAAACTTTCCATGAAACTCCCTGACTCCATAATTAAGGGCAGCGTTACTTCTTCCGGAGAAGCCCCGCAGGTGGAGTTTATTCCCCGCAAAAATGAAAATCTTGAACTCAGGCTGCTCTCCGCAATTACAAAGGTCCCGAAAGTCAGGCTTATAGAAATAGTAGAAAGCTCTCTTGAAGAGAAATTAAGGGAATCAGGCATCTCGTTTGAGAAAAAGGAACAGCAGCACGGCACGCTTACGAAGATAAGCGAGATCACAAAAAAAGAAGTTAGAGTGGAATAA
- a CDS encoding indolepyruvate ferredoxin oxidoreductase subunit alpha translates to MPALVNADECSGCGTCVDECPSEAITLDEEKGIAVVDQDECVECGACEEACPNQAIKVTE, encoded by the coding sequence ATGCCAGCATTAGTAAACGCAGATGAATGTTCTGGATGCGGAACCTGTGTCGACGAATGTCCCTCTGAAGCAATCACCCTCGATGAAGAAAAGGGAATTGCAGTTGTTGACCAGGATGAATGTGTAGAGTGCGGTGCATGTGAAGAAGCATGCCCGAACCAGGCAATTAAAGTAACGGAATAA
- the asd gene encoding aspartate-semialdehyde dehydrogenase, with the protein MAAVKAGILGATGAVGQRFVEALANHPWFEITALAASERSAGKTYREAAGWRLDTAMPESVENIEVVPVDPKTVDADVVFSALPADLALTVESEFAKAGFAVASNASSYRMEKDIPLVIPEVNPEHLGLLEVQQDTRGWDGYIITNPNCSTIVMTVTLKPLMQFGLETVQVATMQAISGAGFSGVAAMAIYDNVIPYIGSEEKKMETETLKLLGEFNGSEIVPADMKVSASCHRVPVVDGHTEAIWAGMRENPTPEEVREAFLKFDPKLGELPSEPKKALIVRDEVDRPQPRLDRNMGKGMSVSVGRIREGIRYIAMGHNTIRGAAGASVLNAELLHSMGKL; encoded by the coding sequence ATGGCAGCAGTTAAAGCGGGTATTTTAGGCGCCACTGGCGCTGTAGGGCAGAGATTTGTAGAAGCACTTGCAAACCATCCATGGTTTGAGATCACAGCCCTTGCAGCATCCGAAAGGAGCGCCGGCAAAACGTATAGAGAAGCGGCAGGCTGGAGGCTTGACACAGCCATGCCGGAAAGTGTCGAAAACATAGAGGTTGTTCCTGTAGACCCAAAAACAGTTGATGCAGATGTGGTCTTTTCAGCTCTTCCTGCAGACCTTGCCCTTACAGTGGAATCCGAGTTTGCAAAAGCCGGGTTTGCAGTTGCAAGCAATGCATCTTCCTACAGGATGGAAAAAGACATCCCTCTTGTAATCCCTGAAGTAAACCCCGAACACCTGGGGCTCCTTGAAGTCCAGCAGGATACAAGGGGCTGGGACGGATACATTATCACTAACCCTAACTGCTCCACAATTGTCATGACAGTTACCCTGAAGCCCCTGATGCAGTTTGGGCTCGAAACCGTACAGGTCGCCACAATGCAGGCGATTTCCGGAGCAGGTTTCTCCGGAGTTGCAGCCATGGCAATCTATGACAATGTAATCCCCTATATAGGAAGCGAAGAAAAAAAGATGGAAACTGAAACCTTAAAGCTCCTGGGAGAATTCAACGGCTCAGAAATCGTGCCTGCAGATATGAAGGTCAGCGCTTCCTGCCACAGGGTGCCTGTAGTTGACGGGCACACGGAAGCCATCTGGGCAGGCATGAGAGAAAACCCCACGCCTGAAGAAGTAAGGGAAGCCTTCCTGAAATTCGACCCAAAACTTGGAGAACTCCCCTCAGAGCCGAAAAAAGCTCTCATAGTGCGGGACGAAGTAGATAGACCTCAGCCGCGCCTTGACCGCAACATGGGAAAAGGCATGAGTGTCTCAGTGGGGAGGATCAGAGAAGGTATCCGATACATCGCAATGGGGCACAACACGATCCGCGGAGCTGCGGGCGCGAGTGTCCTGAATGCCGAGCTTCTTCATTCGATGGGCAAGCTCTGA
- the larC gene encoding nickel pincer cofactor biosynthesis protein LarC has product MKSLVFNPFSGAAGDMILGCALDLGADRGEVKELIESSAPVSMDIREVVKKGIKALDVRINVPEKEYFRTYPEIVDLVKASKLPSKVEASALDIFLKMAEAEAAVHGQPDLEKLHFHEVGQSDALADVIGSSAAIHSLNCDSVYCTPINVGSGTIECAHGTLPVPAPATLEILRRGKLYFRGGNVNKELLTPTGAAILAHFAKPVDNFPQGRAVAIGYGAGDAELQGPNVLQGVLIEPDSHLVPDIIEVLETNADDVSGEVLGNLFEELLSMGARDVAIMPATMKKGRPAHIIKVIAKPEDSAKLARKIIVETGSLGVRVMPARHRLTASRNIERIKIDLEGQEFETAVKIARDSEGVLLNISAEFEDCKKIAKTSGVPVREVMRRAEEAARKLFS; this is encoded by the coding sequence ATGAAATCACTGGTCTTTAACCCTTTTTCAGGTGCAGCCGGAGATATGATTCTGGGGTGTGCCCTCGACCTCGGAGCCGACAGGGGAGAAGTAAAGGAATTAATCGAATCCTCGGCACCTGTATCTATGGATATCAGGGAGGTTGTGAAAAAAGGGATCAAAGCCCTGGACGTACGCATAAATGTGCCTGAAAAAGAGTACTTCCGGACATACCCTGAAATTGTAGACCTTGTAAAGGCGTCAAAACTGCCTTCAAAAGTAGAGGCAAGTGCCCTTGACATCTTTTTGAAAATGGCAGAAGCAGAGGCTGCGGTTCATGGGCAGCCTGACCTTGAAAAGCTTCATTTCCACGAGGTGGGGCAGAGCGATGCCCTTGCCGATGTTATAGGCTCTTCTGCGGCCATTCATTCCCTTAACTGTGATTCGGTTTACTGCACCCCTATCAATGTGGGCAGTGGAACAATAGAATGTGCGCATGGGACCCTGCCTGTGCCGGCTCCTGCTACCCTTGAGATTCTCAGGAGAGGAAAGCTCTATTTCAGGGGAGGAAATGTGAATAAGGAACTGCTTACTCCAACAGGGGCTGCAATTCTTGCGCATTTTGCAAAGCCTGTTGACAATTTCCCTCAGGGCAGGGCAGTTGCCATAGGATACGGCGCAGGGGATGCCGAGCTCCAGGGGCCCAATGTGCTCCAGGGAGTGCTGATAGAGCCTGATTCTCATCTGGTTCCTGATATAATCGAAGTCCTTGAGACCAATGCTGACGATGTGAGTGGAGAAGTCCTGGGCAACCTCTTTGAGGAACTGCTTTCAATGGGAGCCAGGGATGTTGCGATTATGCCCGCAACCATGAAAAAAGGCAGGCCTGCCCATATTATCAAGGTTATTGCAAAGCCCGAAGACAGCGCAAAACTTGCCCGGAAAATAATAGTTGAAACAGGGTCTCTTGGAGTAAGAGTCATGCCTGCCAGGCACAGGTTAACAGCTTCCCGAAATATTGAAAGGATAAAAATTGATCTTGAAGGTCAGGAATTTGAAACTGCGGTCAAAATCGCCAGGGACTCGGAAGGGGTTCTTCTCAATATCTCTGCGGAATTTGAAGACTGCAAAAAAATTGCAAAAACCAGCGGAGTTCCTGTAAGAGAGGTTATGCGCAGGGCAGAAGAGGCTGCAAGGAAGCTGTTTTCCTGA
- the larB gene encoding nickel pincer cofactor biosynthesis protein LarB has translation MDLNDILKAVKEGKIDLETAEQHVRSLGFVSYSNIAKVDTHRKTRTGVIEAILADCKEPEDVVEIARVMVEKSKRALVTRASTSHVEALMKAFGDDKLEWNSRARTVVVHDGTPAPRTGGVVGVISAGTADIPAAEEARTIASEMGCETIAVYDVGVAGIHRLIPELQKLKLRNPGAIVVAAGREGTLPTIVSGLVDVPVIGLPVSTGYGAGGGGKAALLSMLQSCSTLAVVNIDAGFVAGAYAARIANMIAAAGEGKITEETEQEETGE, from the coding sequence ATGGATCTTAATGATATATTGAAGGCTGTTAAAGAAGGGAAAATCGACCTCGAAACTGCGGAACAGCATGTCCGGAGTCTGGGTTTTGTCAGTTATTCTAACATAGCTAAAGTGGATACTCACAGGAAAACAAGGACCGGTGTAATAGAGGCGATTCTTGCTGACTGTAAGGAGCCTGAGGATGTTGTCGAGATTGCCAGGGTTATGGTAGAAAAAAGTAAAAGAGCCCTGGTTACCCGCGCGTCTACATCACATGTGGAAGCCTTAATGAAAGCTTTTGGTGATGATAAACTCGAATGGAACAGCCGGGCACGTACGGTGGTTGTTCACGACGGGACTCCTGCTCCACGCACAGGAGGAGTTGTTGGAGTCATATCCGCAGGTACGGCAGACATCCCTGCTGCAGAAGAGGCAAGGACTATTGCTTCCGAAATGGGCTGCGAAACCATTGCTGTGTATGATGTAGGCGTTGCCGGGATCCACAGGCTGATCCCTGAACTCCAGAAGCTCAAGCTCCGGAACCCCGGCGCGATTGTTGTTGCAGCCGGAAGAGAAGGAACACTTCCTACCATAGTCTCAGGGCTTGTTGATGTACCGGTAATAGGGCTTCCGGTATCCACAGGTTACGGGGCAGGCGGCGGTGGAAAAGCGGCTCTTCTGTCAATGCTTCAGTCCTGCTCGACCCTTGCAGTGGTAAATATCGATGCTGGATTCGTTGCAGGGGCTTATGCGGCAAGGATTGCCAATATGATTGCTGCTGCCGGAGAAGGGAAAATAACTGAAGAAACGGAACAGGAAGAAACCGGAGAGTAA
- a CDS encoding aldo/keto reductase, which translates to MLYRKMPKNGDELSILGFGCMRLPMKEDGSIDEDRATRQVRYAIDHGVNYVDTAWPYHMEQSEPFLGRALADGYREKVKLATKLPSWLIKSREDMDKFLDAQLKKLNIDHIDYYLIHALVGDLWDYIEKLGIADFLDKARADGRIINAGFSFHGSGDEFKRIVDAYDWDFCQIQYNFLDEKNQAGTEGLEYAASKGLGVIIMEPLRGGYLANPVPPAVQEIWDEASTKRTAAEWALLWVWNHPEVTVVLSGMNEETHIEENLAVADKAYPNSLTEAEIQLVKKVERKYRELMKAGCTGCRYCMPCPEGVNIPLCFETYNTLYMSGNADETKFMYAARLGGVLSGGEPEFASLCVQCGECLEKCPQHLDIPTILESVVEELEGSDLEERVAIAKQIFKK; encoded by the coding sequence ATGCTTTACAGAAAAATGCCCAAGAACGGAGATGAACTTTCTATACTTGGATTCGGGTGCATGCGCCTTCCGATGAAAGAAGACGGTAGTATAGATGAAGACAGAGCCACCAGGCAGGTACGTTATGCAATCGACCACGGAGTAAACTATGTCGATACGGCCTGGCCCTATCATATGGAACAGAGCGAGCCTTTCCTGGGCCGTGCTCTTGCTGACGGATATCGAGAAAAGGTTAAACTTGCCACAAAGCTTCCTTCCTGGCTTATAAAGAGCCGGGAGGATATGGATAAGTTTCTGGACGCTCAGCTGAAGAAACTTAATATTGACCACATCGACTATTACCTCATCCACGCTCTCGTTGGTGACCTGTGGGATTATATTGAAAAACTGGGTATAGCCGATTTTCTTGACAAAGCTAGAGCTGACGGCCGTATAATTAACGCAGGTTTTTCCTTCCACGGCTCGGGAGATGAGTTCAAAAGGATAGTGGATGCCTATGACTGGGACTTTTGTCAGATCCAGTACAACTTCCTGGATGAAAAGAACCAGGCAGGCACTGAAGGTCTGGAATATGCAGCTTCAAAAGGCCTTGGAGTAATCATTATGGAACCCCTCCGTGGAGGGTACCTTGCAAACCCTGTCCCTCCTGCTGTCCAGGAGATCTGGGATGAAGCTTCTACAAAAAGGACCGCTGCAGAATGGGCTCTTCTCTGGGTATGGAACCACCCAGAGGTCACGGTTGTTCTCTCCGGGATGAATGAAGAAACACATATTGAAGAGAATCTCGCAGTAGCAGACAAAGCATACCCGAATTCTCTTACTGAAGCTGAAATACAGCTCGTAAAGAAAGTAGAGCGGAAATATCGTGAACTTATGAAAGCAGGATGTACAGGGTGCAGATATTGTATGCCCTGTCCGGAAGGGGTGAATATTCCATTATGTTTCGAAACGTACAATACTCTATATATGTCCGGCAATGCAGACGAGACTAAGTTCATGTATGCTGCAAGGTTGGGCGGGGTACTATCCGGTGGAGAGCCTGAATTTGCATCCCTGTGCGTACAATGTGGAGAATGTCTTGAGAAATGCCCCCAGCACCTTGATATCCCAACGATTCTTGAATCCGTTGTAGAAGAGCTTGAAGGGTCCGACCTGGAGGAGAGAGTTGCCATAGCAAAACAGATATTCAAGAAGTAG
- a CDS encoding TetR/AcrR family transcriptional regulator, translating to MGAALKLFTERGFHGTSTAQISKNAGVATGTLFNYFPTKEDLINSLYFEVKGNLGHSMGVGLEAETTFQDKLKRIWSNLVNWGVNNQEEFLFVGQFCSSPYITKFTRDEVMKEYVFLHNFVDEGIKTGEVRDFPAELVIAMFYQGSREVVNLILDSDSSLDKNKIIADGFQILWRGLAKV from the coding sequence ATGGGAGCTGCCCTGAAGCTCTTCACTGAAAGAGGCTTCCACGGTACGTCCACTGCTCAAATTTCAAAAAACGCAGGTGTAGCCACAGGCACCCTTTTCAATTACTTTCCCACAAAGGAAGATCTTATAAACAGCCTTTATTTTGAGGTTAAAGGAAACTTGGGCCACTCTATGGGGGTAGGTCTCGAAGCTGAGACTACCTTTCAGGATAAATTAAAAAGAATATGGTCAAATTTAGTCAATTGGGGTGTAAACAATCAGGAAGAATTCCTTTTTGTTGGACAATTCTGCTCTTCTCCTTACATAACAAAATTTACGCGTGATGAAGTGATGAAAGAATATGTCTTCCTCCATAATTTTGTGGATGAAGGGATAAAAACGGGAGAGGTTAGAGATTTTCCTGCGGAGCTGGTTATTGCAATGTTTTATCAGGGCAGCAGGGAGGTAGTAAACCTTATTCTTGATTCAGATTCTTCACTGGATAAAAACAAAATCATAGCAGATGGATTCCAGATTCTCTGGAGAGGTCTGGCTAAAGTGTAA
- the larC2 gene encoding nickel pincer cofactor biosynthesis protein LarC2 has protein sequence MTNVDNITCEQVPYLIEELMKLGAKNVHVVPAITKKGRPEHIFLIDSEEETLDSLAEFMALETGALGVRVLTTEHYPFDYEIKKLFISFLDGSETPLWEGNISLKIVKGKNQKPLSARVEYEELKELSGRVKEAGLKLSMYEIKELIEERALKGIKDFTINFNGCGSEPDSESLFPVSKKLCCKDETKICFGN, from the coding sequence ATGACAAATGTTGACAATATCACATGTGAGCAGGTCCCCTATCTGATTGAAGAATTGATGAAGCTCGGAGCTAAAAATGTACATGTAGTGCCAGCCATTACTAAAAAGGGAAGACCTGAGCACATCTTCCTGATTGACAGTGAGGAAGAAACTCTTGATTCCCTTGCAGAGTTCATGGCACTGGAGACCGGTGCTCTTGGTGTCAGGGTTCTAACTACAGAGCATTATCCATTCGATTATGAAATAAAAAAGCTTTTTATATCTTTTCTTGATGGGTCTGAAACGCCGTTATGGGAAGGGAACATAAGCCTGAAAATTGTTAAAGGGAAAAACCAGAAGCCGCTTTCTGCCAGGGTGGAGTACGAAGAACTTAAGGAACTGTCAGGCAGGGTAAAAGAAGCTGGCCTGAAGCTTTCCATGTACGAAATTAAGGAATTGATTGAAGAAAGAGCTCTGAAAGGCATAAAGGACTTTACTATCAATTTCAACGGCTGCGGTTCGGAACCGGACAGCGAGTCTCTGTTCCCTGTTTCAAAAAAACTGTGCTGTAAAGATGAGACGAAAATCTGTTTCGGCAATTGA
- the pyrH gene encoding UMP kinase has translation MLIVLSLGGSILAKNLDPDRFLKYANALRDISKKHTLLVVTGGGEAARDYIGAARAMGADEVTCDYIGIEITRLNARLLISALGHDAYPEIPSNYPEASKAMTSGKVVVMGGVTPGQTTDAVASILAEYLRADLLTIATSIDGVYSSDPNCDPCAVKYEKISPEKLINIVMAIEMKAGSKSPVDPVAAKIIERCKLDALVMDARNPDLLVEVICGEAAKKSPVSCGTWITAKK, from the coding sequence ATGCTCATAGTACTCTCATTAGGCGGTTCAATTCTCGCAAAAAACCTTGATCCGGATCGTTTTTTAAAATATGCAAATGCTCTGCGCGACATATCCAAAAAACATACACTGCTTGTAGTAACTGGAGGAGGAGAAGCAGCAAGGGACTATATAGGTGCTGCACGGGCTATGGGGGCAGATGAAGTAACCTGCGACTACATAGGCATAGAAATCACTCGCCTGAACGCAAGGCTGCTTATTTCAGCTCTCGGACACGATGCTTATCCTGAAATCCCTTCAAACTACCCTGAAGCTTCAAAAGCCATGACTTCAGGAAAAGTCGTGGTAATGGGGGGAGTTACACCTGGTCAGACAACTGACGCTGTTGCTTCAATCCTCGCAGAATACCTGAGGGCAGACCTGCTGACAATTGCAACGTCAATTGACGGGGTTTATTCCTCAGACCCTAACTGCGACCCCTGTGCAGTCAAATACGAGAAAATCTCCCCTGAAAAACTCATAAACATTGTTATGGCTATCGAGATGAAAGCAGGCTCAAAATCCCCTGTTGACCCTGTAGCTGCAAAGATTATAGAGCGCTGCAAGCTCGACGCTCTTGTAATGGACGCCAGAAACCCTGATCTTCTTGTAGAAGTCATATGCGGAGAGGCTGCCAAAAAATCCCCGGTCTCCTGCGGAACCTGGATTACAGCAAAAAAATAA
- a CDS encoding ABC transporter permease, with product MLDLIIRNITNRKIRSALTICGIALGIFAVIVMGAMSENFHQTFERSMSVTSDKIRVFAESGVFGGGLTEDKVSDVLRVAGVEDAYGLLMTTFDEDKMGMTGKQILGVPPEKSSVALNPVQLKAGRFLDPGDSYSVVVGNNIKREYNLEIGSKFEIHDKYFTVVGILDYTGSIFDNAVIIPLETAQDLYSVGNSVSYIFAVPDDRVDAEMLSKRIELSVKGTSTLSPGELEVQARQSFMIFSVITISSGLLAAIIGGLCVMNTMLMSVAERTREFGILKAIGAETKDILLLTLGEASLMGLLGGILGIIVGIGAVQIMNAWLATTRIVLFLITPRLLIIAMLFALLIGALSGLYPAYRASKMSPMEALKHA from the coding sequence ATGCTTGACCTGATCATCCGAAACATAACGAACCGGAAAATCCGGAGCGCACTGACTATCTGCGGGATAGCCCTGGGGATTTTTGCAGTCATAGTTATGGGTGCCATGTCTGAGAATTTCCATCAGACTTTTGAGCGTTCCATGAGTGTGACCAGTGACAAAATCCGGGTCTTTGCCGAAAGCGGAGTCTTTGGAGGGGGACTCACGGAAGATAAGGTCAGCGATGTCCTCCGCGTGGCCGGCGTAGAAGATGCCTACGGGCTTTTAATGACCACTTTTGACGAAGATAAAATGGGCATGACAGGAAAACAGATACTTGGTGTCCCTCCTGAAAAATCCAGTGTTGCCCTTAACCCTGTGCAACTAAAAGCAGGCCGCTTTCTGGACCCGGGAGATTCTTACAGCGTGGTCGTAGGAAACAATATCAAGAGAGAGTACAACCTTGAGATCGGCAGCAAGTTCGAGATCCACGACAAATATTTTACCGTTGTTGGGATCCTTGATTATACCGGCTCTATTTTTGACAATGCTGTGATTATTCCTCTTGAAACTGCCCAGGACCTTTACAGCGTGGGAAATTCAGTATCCTATATCTTTGCCGTGCCTGATGATAGGGTGGATGCAGAGATGCTCTCCAAAAGGATCGAGTTAAGTGTAAAAGGCACAAGCACCCTTTCTCCGGGAGAACTTGAGGTGCAGGCAAGACAGTCCTTCATGATTTTCAGCGTAATAACCATCAGTTCCGGTCTCCTTGCAGCAATCATAGGCGGGCTCTGTGTAATGAATACGATGCTCATGTCAGTTGCAGAAAGGACAAGAGAGTTTGGAATTTTGAAAGCCATTGGCGCAGAAACTAAAGATATCCTGCTCCTGACACTTGGAGAAGCCTCCTTGATGGGTCTTTTAGGAGGAATCCTTGGGATTATTGTTGGTATCGGGGCTGTCCAGATTATGAACGCATGGCTCGCAACAACCAGGATTGTCCTTTTCCTGATAACCCCGAGGCTCCTTATAATTGCAATGCTTTTTGCTTTACTGATAGGTGCTCTTTCAGGGCTTTATCCGGCTTACAGGGCTTCGAAGATGAGCCCTATGGAGGCTTTGAAGCATGCGTGA